CGGCCACCGCATCGGGCCTGTCAGCACCATCAAGGTCTTTCCAGACTTTGCCCAGCTGCTTGGGCACACGCTCACGGCCACCGACCGCCGTTCGCCCACCGCCGGGTCGATCCGCAAGCGCCGCCGTGGCGAAGGCACGGATTTTCGCCAGCTGCGCGAATACCGCCAGGGCGACAGCATGCGCTCGATTGACTGGAAAGCGACTGCCCGCCGCAACAAGCCGATCAGCCGCGAATACCAGGAAGAGCGCGACCAGCAGGTCGTGTTCCTGCTCGACACGGGGCGCCGCATGCATGCGCGCGACGGCGCCACGACCCACTTCGACCACGCGCTCAATGCCGTGCTGACGCTGGGCTTTCTGGCCCAGAAACAGGGTGACGCCGTGGGACTGATGACCTTTGGCGGCGCCTCGCGCTGGCTGCCTCCGGTCAAGGGCCGGGTGGGCCTGGACCGGCTGCTGGCCGGCGTCTACGACCTGCAGCCGGCCGACATGGCGCCGGACTACCTGCAGGCGGCCAGCGCTTTGCTGGGAAGGCTGTCCAAGCGCGCCTTTGTGGTCATCATCACCAACCTGCGCGACGAGGATGACACTGCCCTGCGCGCGGCGTCGGAACTGATGTCGACCAGGCACCTGGTGATGTGCGCCAGCCTGCGCGAAAAGGTGATGGACCAGGCGCGCGAGCAGGATATCGCCGGCTTTCCCGACGCCCTGCGCTACAGCGCCACCGTCCACTACCTGCAGCAGCGGCGCGATGCCATCCGGCGCCTTGGCATCCGCGCCGAGCGGCTGATCGATATCACGCCCGAAAAATTGAGCATGACACTGGTGAACCGCTACATGTCGATCAAGGAAAGCGGGCAGTTGTAAGCACCGATGATGCCAACTTTTCTTCCCGACTCCATCCGGACCCCGAGATTGACGCTCAGGATGCCCCGTAGGGCGGATGCAGCGCATATTTTTCACGCCTACGCGCAAGATCCTCAAGTCACCCGTTACCTGGCGTGGCGCCCACATCAGTCACTTGCCCACACCGAGGATTTCATTGCGCACTGCCTGCGTGTCTGGACCAATGAACAGTCTCGACCGTATGTCCTGACGCGGCGCGAAGATGAAGATACGCCTGTCGGCATGCTCGACGCCCGACCGCTCCCGAACGCTGTCGATGTCGGATACGTGTTGCAGCGTTCAGCTTGGGGAACCGGCTTGATGACAGAGGCACTCATTGCTTTCAGCGGCGCGGCCCTGGCCAGCCCCGACTGCATACGGGTGCAGGCCACCTGCGACACGGAAAATCATGCATCGGCAAAGGTGCTGGAGAGATCCGGGTTCACACTGGAGGGCCGACTTGAACGGCATATGGTGTTACCCAACCTTGGCGCAGAGCCCCGCCCGTCGTTGATGTTCGCACGTCAAAAGGGGTAAATTGCGGCGCGGAATCGTGTGGTGTACGGTCGGGTAGCAATGTTAAATTCATACTTTCCGTAACGCAGAGATACGCATGGACATTTACCAGAAGTATTTCGTCTCCCAGCACTTCGGCAAGTCGCTTTCTACTGTTGAGCTTGGCACCACGAGTGGCACCGTGACGCTCGCCCTTGCGCGGCCGGAGTCGGCAAAGGTTAAATTTTCTTTCTCGATGAGCCGTCTGGCCCAGTTCGTCCAGGATCCCGCGCTCTACCCGGAAATGGTCACCCGCATCGCCATTCAGCAAGCCCACAAACTGGTCGGCGCGCGCGGGGTACAGGGGATTGGCAGCTGCGAGCTGGATTTGGCGCTGGAAACGAGTCCCTGGATCGGGGATTTGACTGATATCCCTTACGGTGGCGCCACGTCCGGCTACGAAACCGTGCTTCCGCTGCCGCTCGTCAGCCAGGCATGTACCGCCGCACCCGCGCCTGGCTGACTGCGCTGTTCGAGCCGTTTACTTCATCGTGTAGCTCTGCTGCGCGGTGTCGACCGCGTAGTTCTTGCTGGTATCCCAGTACGTGAAGTTGTAGCGCACCACATCGCCGATTTTCAGGCCGCTGGCCGTAAAGGTGTTGAGGCCGCCTTCCTGACGCATGCGGTAGTTCAGCTGCCCTCCCCCATTGACCGAATAATGCACGTCCGCCCAGCTGCTGGTGCGGACGGTGAACTGCAATGACGTCGCGCTGGCCTGGGCCACACTGGCCACTGGTGTCGGTGTCGGTGTCGGCGTCGGCGTCGGCGTTGGCGTCGGCGTTGGCGTCGGCGTCGGCGTTGGCGTTGGCGTCGGCGTCGGCGTCGGGGTCGGGGTCGGCGTCACGATTCCCGTGTCCCACACCACGTCATCGATGGCAAACTGAAAAGGTGCGGTCGGCAGCCGTGCCGGGTCGCTGAAAATCTGGAACTGGTCCAGCATCGATTGCAGCGCGACCTTGGGCCCGGCAAGGGTGGACACCGGAATGGTGGCCGTGCCCCACTCGCCGTTGCGCACCAGGCCATACGCCGTCGTGTTGGCCGGGAAATCAATCGCATGCTGGTTGGTGTACGTATCCTGGATACCGATCTTGAACGATACATTGGCCGGGATCTTGATGCGAAATTTCATCGTGCCGTTGCGGAAGTTGCTCATGTCGTGCACCTGGCGCGACTGGATGCTGCCGCCAAACCACTGGTTGGGCGCCGTGTAGTTCCAGGCGATGACGTTGCTGCCTTCGTACGGGCCAATATTGCCGGCCGAAGTAGACGCGCCATTCCACAGGAAGATATCGGAACTGGTGCCCGCCACCTGCTTGTTGTTTACTGCCGTCAGGTCGGTGAAGACGCCAAACTTGCCCACCTCCGGCGTGGTGGTATTGCCGATCTTGACAGAACCTTTTCCATCGAGCTCATACACACGCACATAGTCCACATACATGGTGCCCGGCAGGGGCGCCGTCACCTGGGCCGGCGAGGCGGCGTCCGTGAAATTGCCGCCCACGGCGAGATTGAGCAGCAGATAGAACGGCGCCTGCAAGGCGGTGGAATTGACCGGCAGGGGCTTGTCGTACAGGTCGCGCTCCACGGCGCCATCGACCACTGTGAAGCGCATCTGCGACTCGGTCCAGTACAGGCGGTAGGTGACGAAGCGGTTCACCAGCGGGCTGGACGCGATGTACCAGTTCTTGGTTTGCCAGGCGGTCGATGCCGCGCAGCTCTCGTTGCCCGGCACGCAGGCGGCCTGCTGATACGTGATGACGTTGGCACCGACGAAGTTGTTGATGGGCGGCGAACCGGCGGCGGTACGGGCCGACGCCCGGTAGCCCATTTCCATGATGTCGATTTCGCCGTTGCGCGGCCAGGTCTGCGGACTGGAACCGAGCATCCATGCGGCCGGCCACAGGCCGGTTCCCACGGCCGGCGTGCTCATGCGCACCTCGACCATGCCGTACTGGACCTGTACCTTGCCGGCGGACGTCACCTTCCCGGAAGTGAACTGGTTGCTGCCCACCACCTCGCGCCGCGCGTTGATTGCCAGCGCCCGTGTGGCCGGCTCGAACGGCACGTTGGTGATCGCAATATTGTTGGGGCTGTAGTACTGCAGTTCCTGGTTGCCGTAGCCGCACAGGTTGATCTGGCAGCCATTGCCGTTGTCCGGCGTCCAGCGAGTGCTGTCGAGCACGCTGCCATTGAATTCATCCGACCATAACAGGCGGCCGATGGTAGGGCTGGTCACGCTGGCCCCGGCTTGCGCGCCGTAGGCCAGCAGCACGCTGGCGGCCAGGGTGGACAGGGCGATGCGCTGCGTTCCATGATGCTTCCGATTGCTTGTCATATTCACGTTGACTCCTCGAACTACCTTCCAAAAATAATGGATCAGGCCCCACGCTGTGCCAGCGCTTTTTTTCGCCTGAGCCACGCCATGCCGGACTGCAGCGCAGCCGGACTTGTACGTCACGGTGCCTGCCGCGGCGGGCAGGCAGGTCGATTTGGTGATCTTTGGTCTTAGGTGGCAGGAGGCCGCCGGCGCAAGACGCGGCTGCATGGCGCAGGACAAAGGCGGGCGTGGCCACGCGCGGCGTGGCAGGCATGCGGTTTCATAGGTCTCCTGACTGGCAGGTCATTGCCTGCATTTTTGTGTTGTCGGCTTCGCCTGGACAAACGCCAGTCCCCTCTGGACTTTTTTGGAAACGCTTCCACGCTTGGTGTCAATATATTCCGATTAATTTTTCATGTCAAGAAAGACGTGGAAGGATGTGCCGGTGCGCGTTTTCCTGGCTGTGTTTTCGCGTGTTCCGTCGCGCGGCCGTCGCTCAGGGGCGGGGTCGAATGCCGGTGAGCTTCGCTTCGAGCGACGCCGCCGACAGCGGCCCCAGGTGCAGCTCCACCAGCCTGCCGGAGGCATCGTAAAACAGCGTGGTCGGCAAGCCCAGTGAGCCGACGGCCAGGCCGGTTACCTTGCGCCTGTCCATCAGGACATTGCGCAAAGCGATATTTTCCTTGGACAAGTACGCATCCACGACGTCCGTCCCCTCGCCCTGGTTGACAAAGACAAACACTACCGCACTGTCGCCACGCTGGGCCTGGGCCAGCACCGGCATTTCACGCCGGCACGGAGGACACCACGTGGCCCACAGGTTCACCACCATCGGCTTGCCTTGTGCAAGGCGGTCGAGTGCCACCGGCCTGCCCTCGCGCGTTTCCAGCGCCACAGGCGGCACGGTCCGGGCTTCATCCATGCGCAGCAGCGTGGGCGCGCCGGCCACCAGCGCCGCGCCCACACCGGCAAGCAGCGCCACCAGCACCGGTTCGCGCAGCGCCGGCGTTCGCCACAGGCGCCATGCG
This region of Massilia sp. PAMC28688 genomic DNA includes:
- a CDS encoding DUF58 domain-containing protein; this encodes MAKALIPSRALLWATAAWAVLGMAASHIELLEELWLGAGLALAVAAAVDALLARRVPQLHVERELAGVWPVGKWNSVTVKIINEGSGTVALELFDDYPTAWAMEGLPYTTAIAPGAFSAITYRLNPDARGNATFGAAHLRLRSPLRLWQAGHRIGPVSTIKVFPDFAQLLGHTLTATDRRSPTAGSIRKRRRGEGTDFRQLREYRQGDSMRSIDWKATARRNKPISREYQEERDQQVVFLLDTGRRMHARDGATTHFDHALNAVLTLGFLAQKQGDAVGLMTFGGASRWLPPVKGRVGLDRLLAGVYDLQPADMAPDYLQAASALLGRLSKRAFVVIITNLRDEDDTALRAASELMSTRHLVMCASLREKVMDQAREQDIAGFPDALRYSATVHYLQQRRDAIRRLGIRAERLIDITPEKLSMTLVNRYMSIKESGQL
- a CDS encoding GNAT family N-acetyltransferase — protein: MTLRMPRRADAAHIFHAYAQDPQVTRYLAWRPHQSLAHTEDFIAHCLRVWTNEQSRPYVLTRREDEDTPVGMLDARPLPNAVDVGYVLQRSAWGTGLMTEALIAFSGAALASPDCIRVQATCDTENHASAKVLERSGFTLEGRLERHMVLPNLGAEPRPSLMFARQKG
- a CDS encoding family 16 glycosylhydrolase, with translation MTSNRKHHGTQRIALSTLAASVLLAYGAQAGASVTSPTIGRLLWSDEFNGSVLDSTRWTPDNGNGCQINLCGYGNQELQYYSPNNIAITNVPFEPATRALAINARREVVGSNQFTSGKVTSAGKVQVQYGMVEVRMSTPAVGTGLWPAAWMLGSSPQTWPRNGEIDIMEMGYRASARTAAGSPPINNFVGANVITYQQAACVPGNESCAASTAWQTKNWYIASSPLVNRFVTYRLYWTESQMRFTVVDGAVERDLYDKPLPVNSTALQAPFYLLLNLAVGGNFTDAASPAQVTAPLPGTMYVDYVRVYELDGKGSVKIGNTTTPEVGKFGVFTDLTAVNNKQVAGTSSDIFLWNGASTSAGNIGPYEGSNVIAWNYTAPNQWFGGSIQSRQVHDMSNFRNGTMKFRIKIPANVSFKIGIQDTYTNQHAIDFPANTTAYGLVRNGEWGTATIPVSTLAGPKVALQSMLDQFQIFSDPARLPTAPFQFAIDDVVWDTGIVTPTPTPTPTPTPTPTPTPTPTPTPTPTPTPTPTPTPVASVAQASATSLQFTVRTSSWADVHYSVNGGGQLNYRMRQEGGLNTFTASGLKIGDVVRYNFTYWDTSKNYAVDTAQQSYTMK
- a CDS encoding TlpA disulfide reductase family protein; the protein is MTITVGPLAFQALHLILLSAFIIALLAGRWAGRKQQVKVSPTLFDMAFGALVAGRVVFVATWFGQYWQAPWTILDIRDGGFNAWAALAAAVALAAWRLWRTPALREPVLVALLAGVGAALVAGAPTLLRMDEARTVPPVALETREGRPVALDRLAQGKPMVVNLWATWCPPCRREMPVLAQAQRGDSAVVFVFVNQGEGTDVVDAYLSKENIALRNVLMDRRKVTGLAVGSLGLPTTLFYDASGRLVELHLGPLSAASLEAKLTGIRPRP